The DNA region TTAGTATTTATCTTTAAGGCTCATCCATATTAtggcatatgtcagaattttcttcctttttaaggctgaagaatatttcattgtatgtatagaccacattttacttatcccTTTATCCATAGATGGACATTTGCATTCCAccccttggctattgtgaatagtactatgaacatgggtgtacaaatatctctttgagaccctgctttcaactctttcgggtatatacccaaaagtggcattgttggatcataaggtagttaaAGTTTTttacccccatactgttttccacagcatcggtaccattttacattcccaccaaaagttccaatttctttatatccttgccaacagttgttattttctgttttatttttctttttgagttttaGGAATTCTCTATATATCCTGGATATTAATCATATATCAggtacatgatttgcaaatatattccaaAACCATCCCGTGGATTGCCTTTTCAATCTGTCCATAgtatcttttgatgcacaaaattttaaattttcatcaagTCCAATCtgtctattcttttcttttgctgctggtgcctttgatgtcatatccaagaaattgtTGCCAAGTCCAACGTTGTGAAGCTTTTTCCCCacattcttctaaaagttttgttgtttcacctcttatgtttaggtctttgatccagtTTTAGTTTTTGTATAAGCTGTCAGGcaagagtccaacttcattctttggcatgtggatatccagttgaaaaaactgttctttcctcattgagtgttcttggcatccttgttgaaaCTCATTTGACCATTTTTGTGAGAGTGTATTTCTGGGTTCCCTATTCCAtttcattggtctatttgtctgtctttatgctagtaccacactgatttgattactatagttttgtaatattttgaaaTCCAGATGTGTGgattctccaactttgttcttctttttggctATTCAgttcccttgagattccatatgaatttcagaatgaatttttctatttctgcaacacaaaaacaaaaatgtcgtTGGGATTTTGACAGgcgttgcattgaatctgtagatcactttgggtggTATGGATGTCTGAGCAATTTTAAGTCTTTCAGTCCATAAACATGGGGtgtctttccatctatttgtgttttctttaatttctttcagtcatgttttgtacttttcagtgtacaagtctttcacttccttggttaggttttatttctaagaattttattcattttgatgttattgtaagtggaattgttttcttactttccttttcagattgtttatttattttatatttttatgcacTCAAATCTGATCATCTTTTGTTTGACTTCTTCTGGGGTTTGTGTCTTGCTTAGGGAGGCTTTCCTCATTTTGATATCATAAAAATACTTTCTGCATTGTCTTCTAGTTCTTTctagtttgcttgtttgttttgttgtgttagACCTTTAAAGCATCTGGATTCCCAATGAATTGCCAATGATTAGCATGTGGACAGAAGGCAAGGTGGAAGGATAGGGATAGTAAaaagtgttgggacttccctggcagtccagtggttaagactcctcttttccactgcagggggcacgggttcaatccctggtcagggaagtaagatccccgATGCTGCTGTgcgacgtggccaaaaaaaaaaaaaaaaaaaagtgtggagactgggtggggagagggaaaggaggaggggcaatataggggcaggggattaagaggtacaaactactaggtatgaaataagctacagggatatgTTGCACAACATGGGgtatatagtcaatattttataataactataaatggagtataaccttgaaaaattgtgggtcactatactgtacacctgtaacttatatagcattactgtacatcaactatacttcaataaaagaaaaactgtggaGGCTGGAACAACTCTAGGTGGCTGCATTGTTGGGTCTGGGAAGGAGGCACTGAAGGGTCTGGAATACCAGGCAGAGAAATTTGGGTTGAAATGTAACTCCGTGTCCCTACTcaaatttttcaaactttctcttACTGGCTTGTATACAAAGTTTGTACTTCAACCAGGTTGACCTTTTGGTCATCTCCTGACTTCTGGTCTGACACTTTGCCTTTGCCCAATCAGTGACTCCTGCCTGGAAAGCCTTTTCCTCTTAGCTCTGCCTATCTAAAACCTACTTATGCAAGACCTTTTCAGGGACCACCCCCCCACTGCCCACAAAGCCTTCCTAGACTGTTACAGCTCTTCATGACCTCTGAACTCTTCTAGAACCAATCTGCTGCTGTTCCCTGATTGCACATTAGACACAGTCATTTTTGTCTCCAAGAGGCACCATGGACATTAACCTTGTCTCTTCTTTATTGAGTATCAGCTTTGTGCTGGGCATTCTGCTAGGCTTGGGGCATATAAAGGTGAACAGGATGCTTAGGTCCTTCCCCGACAGAGCTGATGGTCTAGGGCAGGAGAAAGACAAGAGGTGATTctgtccacctgccaatgcaggggacatgggttcgatccctggtcagggaagatcccacatgctgcagagcaactaagcccgtgtgccacaactactgagccggtatgctgcaactactgaagtccgcgtgcctagagcccgtgctccgcaacaaaagaagccactgcaatgagaagcccgcgcaccgcaacgaagagtagcccccgctcgccgcaactagaaaaagcttgcgcacagcaacgaagacccaatgcggccaaaaaaaaaaaaaagagagagagaaaagaaaaaaagaggtgatTCTGACACAGAGGGACAAACGCTATGGTGTTGCCCGGGATGCCCAGGACTCTATAGGAATAGGCTGGGTGTCAGGGAAGCATCCCTCAGATGGGATATAAAGTGACCTCTAAGCTTCCCAGGACGGGTGAGGTGAAGATGGGGAAACTGTGCCAAGAAGAGAGGATGACTTGTGTTGAGGGTCCAGAGAGCACGATTTTTGAGGAAGGGAAGGCTGTCTAGTGGGGTTGAGCCTTGGAGGccggggtggggaggcagggtggGGCAATGCGCAGGGTGCAGGCAGAAACTGAGAGGCAAGCACGGCTCTGCCCTTGTAGGGGCTCTTTAGGCATGCCGTGGTGTTTGGGGGGCTCTTAAGAGCCACGTCGGCTTGGGGGACTGGAAGGACTTTAAATAGGGGAGTGACGTGGCCAGATTCAGGACTGTGTCACTTGGCTATTCCAAATGGCTTGGAAATGGACTGAGCAGGGTTGAGGGTAGGGAGAGGCAGTCTGGAGATGGGAGACCCTCTTGAGGCTGTTACAGAAAGGTGGTGATAGCCTGGTTGGAATCGGTGGTACAAGTGGGGAAGAAGAGAGGTGGACGTATCTAGAAATAATAACAGGCTGGTAATTGACAGGAGGTGGCAGAGCCTGGAGCCCAGCCTCATCAGCTTGTGAGCTTCGGTGGTCTCAGCGTGTAATGCCTACCTTGCAGGGTTCTTACGGAGATCAAATAGAGCAGGGACAACATCACCTCTCTTACAGAGGAGAGTGGGAGGTGgccagtgacttgtccaagatcccTCACCAGGGCCAatgcgctctctctctcttcacctccTCTGCAGTGCATACTTGTCTTGGCAAGGATGACCTTGAATGGAGCCctggcaggggagggagaaggaaggtatGGTCTGTCCCTCCAGGCCTGCCGCAGACCTTGAGGGAGCCACAATAAATGCTGTATTTGTTTGGTAAAACACTTGGCTTTTAGTTTTGCTAAGAGGAAGAGCTAGAACAGGTGTGGCCAGATCAGGGCAGCCTGCAGCACaacagtggggggtggggtgggacagagccccagggcctggcaggggGCTCCAGGGGCTGTGGATTTTGAAGAAATCCAAGGACTTTCTCATGACCCAGCCATCTCCCTCATGTTCCCAGACTCCTGCCTGGCTGAATACACCCAAATATTAACGATACCAACTCAAGTTAACTGACGTTCTACTGTGTGCCTAGCATTGTGCCATGTGCTACTCCTGCACATAGACAGCAACACAAATGAGTGCTGGCCTGTACTGGGTGCTGCAGACCGAGAGAAGCTCAGGATAGTGCCCCTGATCTTGGGAGATGACCTTCTGCAGGGGACATCTCACAAGAAACAGAACAACAACATAGTGTATGTAGTATGTGCTGTGACGGGGTGAAACTAGACTGCATGGGAATCCAGAGGATGGCTCAGCTAATCCTCAACACAGCTCAGTGCTATTATCatacccattttgtagatgaggaaactgagactcagagagtgaACTGCCCTGTTTACCCGGTCAGTTTGGTTCCGACTAATTTTCTTCTGCAGTGGGTGATAAGGATAAAAATGGGGATGGAAAAGACAAGTTACAGGGGCCCTCATGGATCATCTGGTCCAAGCCCTATGTTGAaatgatggggaaactgagacccagaagggAAGGAAATTGCTCCGAGTCACACAGGGAAAGGAGCGGATCCCAGCTGACTCCCAGTCCAGTCACACCAAAtggctttctcttctctagcAGTCTCAGGATTTCCTGGGACCCCTCACGTGGGACCCTCCTCAGTTTGTGGTCTCTAGGCTGCAAACTCTATGCCCTCTGTTTAGACCCTAAACTCCAGGAGGAATAAGAAGAGTTTGAGTTAGGACAGATCCTGAAGCCAGGCAAGGATGTGTGTGTgagttggggtgggagggtgtaGGATGGGGTAGGATACCTCACCACTACCTGCCAGGGGAGCCCAGGAGAGCCCAGGCTTGGGGAGAGActagggagctgggggagggtctGAGGCCCGGGagtccttcccaccccacctgAGGATCTGATTGGGTCTGTCTACCTTCTCGGCCACATCCCTCTGGCTCATGGGTGCTGACAGGTGTGCTGGGGATGAACCACAGTGGGCTGGCTGGCTCAGAGCCTCAGGCTGCAGCTCTGCCACAGTGCGGTTGGGAGGCGTTGCATCCAGGCTGCCCTCCTGAAGCCGGTGGTAAATGAATAACCTCGCTCCTGCCTGCAGGGCCCTCTGGGACAAAGAAGCCACCTGGTGCCCCTCAGTTTTGGCTTGGGCCAACCTGACTCCCTGGTTACACTGACCAAGAGGCCGTGGGGGTGGGTGAAGGCAGATGCAATCCCTTGGCCCTTTGCCTACACTCCCAAATCCCATCTCAGTTCCCTCCCCCTCTACTGCTAAGCCTCTTCCCTCTCTGACACTTCCCCCCACGGAGCCCCCTCCCCTTCACTGACCCCCTTCTCTGAGTCCCTTCCCTCTTACTGGGctccctcccctcacttcccCATGGCTAAGCCTCCTTCCCTTGAGGCCTCCCCATGGAGCCCTCCCACCCACTGCCCCGagcccacatcccctccctctagcTCTCCCTAGGATCCATCACTAGCAGCCCCCCTCACCTTCATATTCCACGTCACTCTGTTTCCTTTCCCGCAGGCTAGAAGACTGGTTCCCAAAGGGGACTGGGCTGGAGAGAGAGTAATGGCAACCCCAAGTCCTTTCCTGGAATCTCACAGAGAATGAAGGATCTAAAGCCAGGGTACTCTTACTGTTCATGGTAACCTACTTCCTCTTCCCCAGGTCATAAAGGGTAAAAACATATCTGTTGTTCCTTAACTAGAGGAGAATTTTTTGGGAGCTATGTGAAACATTCTACTGAAAAAATCTGTCTGCTCCCGGGGCCTTTTGCTTTCGCTTTGCTGCAGGCCAACAAGTTCAAGATACAATAATTTCGAAATAATTGCAAGCCTCCACAATCCCAAATACCTGTCCTGTGACCTTTGCTCCCCTGCAAGTGGCTTTCCTGGCCTGGATTCCCCAAACCTCTAGGACGCATGGTCTACATGTTCTGTTTCTGCTTCTCATCTCCCACTCACTTTTCTGTCCACTGCATCTGCCCCCGTGCCTCTAGTTAAGGCTGCCAGTGACCACCTCGCCGCTTTTAATCTTCAGGCTTCTTCTTGCCTGACGACTTCCGCAGCCTCGGATGCCATTGCCAACGCCCGCCTTcttgaaactctttttttttctctttggtttctagACTGATCTCATCCACTTCCCTGGTTTCGGTTGCCATATGTATGCTAACAACAGCCAGGTTTACTGTTCCTGAGTTCCAGATCTCTATGTATGTCCAGTCACTTCCTGGACGTCTCTGCCTGGAGGTCCCACAGGCTTGTCAAACTCCGTTCACTCACAAGTGAAACCATCATCTTCCCCCAGCAACCTGGTCCTAGTTTGGTAAATGGTACCACCACCAGCCAGTCAGCGACCTAAGGCAGAAAATTGGGGTTATCCTAGCTCTTTCCACTCCCTCACCCCGCCTATCCAGATGGTTCTCCAGCCCAGCTCATCTTGCTTCTTTTACAGCGCCCCCTCCCCGTCAGGCCTGGTCCCCCACCCCACCGTCCctgctttatttctgggctgcaTCATCTCACACGGGTACAGCTGCACAGCCTCTAAGATGGTCTCCTGccttcatgtttctccttgagtccCAGTTCTGCAGGGGCAGCTGGAGAGGTTATTTTAGAGTGTAAATTTGACCAGGTACGTCCCTCCCATGATTCCCATAACATTAGATGAGGGTCCAAAATCTGTAATTCTGCTCACGAGATTCTCCATGACTTGGCCTCTTCTGGGCCCAGGGCCCCATTGCTACTTCCCCCCTCACCTTGCTATCTACACAGCCATCGGAATCCCACTTTCCTGGCTCTGCACACCAGCCCCCTTTCCCACTGCCTGAACCTCTTATACCTTCTCCAAGACACAAGTGCTTCCAAACCTTGTTTACCTTAGCATTAGAATGTCACCAGAGAGTTCTGAGTCCCCCcgcctctttccctccctcaagGGTTTCAGGAAGAAAATGAGGCCCCTCTCTCATCTCTTCTCCTGGTGAGAAGATTCCACTCAGCTTcctttggtggtgtgttttaccAAAACAATAGatctttttgttctcctttcccaAATATGAAATCATAGCATTGAATGTGCTCTTTCACACACCACAGGGGAGATTCAGGTGTGCGGGAGTGCTGTGGAGGGCGGGTGCTCCAGGCACAAGCCCTGGGGAAGGGGGTCCCTGAaatcctcctcccacctcccccatgcCCGGAAGCGCTCATGCCCGCCCCTCCAGATTGGGGCTTCATCGTCTGAATCCCCAGTGAACAGGCCAAAAGACCAACTAGCTAGTGAGCACCCAGCTCGGTTTACAACCCCACTTTCTCGGCTACCGAAACTCGGTCCCTCTCTAAGCTTCATCCCGGGCAGTGGGAGAGCAGAATCCAGCCAAGGCCAGCCCTTGCGGGGAGAGCTCTGCAGGGAGGTGGAGGCCTGTCCGCGCTCGGGACAAGGAGGCACAGGCAACTGCAAAACGAAAggcttttattgaaaaatatcaaGTGGCCCTTTTCAAGACTGCGGGTCCCTGCTCAACGAAGGCTGTCAGGCCGCAGCCCGACGGGGCGAACAAGTAGCGCTTGTTTTGTAGCTCCGCGCTCCAGAGGGGCAAGGTTTCATGGTCCGTGCTGGCTGGCCCCTGGACTCCGCAATCCCGCTCCCCGGCCCGAGGAGGGGTGgcggctggggaagggggtgccGGGAGGTCCCCTCCCAGTCCAGCGAGAGAGTTGCCTGGCATCTGGGTGGGCTGGTCTCCGATGCAAGGCCGCACGCAGGACTGGTGGGCGCGCCATCTCGTGGGAGTGGTAGAGGCTTCCCGCGGCTGCTCCCTCAGACGTAGTCCTTGCGGTCGTAGGCTGTGCCGGTGCCGGTGCCTGGGCCGTTGGAGCGCGGCGCCGAGTAGAGGATCTTGGCGGGCGTGTATTTCTTCTCGCGCGGCGGGCACGAGCAGCAGAGTAGCGCTCCCCCCAGCAGCTGCAGCGCCGCGGCCGCCCAGCCCACGTACAGGGCGGAGCCCATCTCGCGCTTCTGTGCATCTGGCACCAACGGGTTGTAGAATTCCCGGATGATGGTGTTGGCCGACCAGGACACCGGCACGAGGGTGAGCAAGGCGGCCATCAGGAAGAGCACGCCCGCCACGATGGTGATCTTGGCCTTGGCCGTTTCGTCCTGCACACAGTTTGTGCATTGGGCACCCACGAGCGCCACAAGGAGCCCGAAGGCGGCCAGCAGGATGGCGATGACGATGAGGGCGCGGGCCGCCTGTAGGTCCTGCGGCAGCGCCAGCAGCGAGTCGTACACCTTGCATTGCATCTGGCCCGTGCTCTGCACCACGCAGTTCATCCACAGGCCCTCCCAGGTGATCTGCGCCGTGATGATGCTGCTGCCGATGAAGGCCGTCACGCGCCACATGGGCAGCACGCAGCACACGATGGTGCTCAGCCAGCCCATGACGGCCAGCGAGGTGCCCGCGATCTCCAGGCCCATGGACATGGCTGCCGCTCCAAGGCCGTCACTGGCGGGCGGCTCCGGGTGCGGGACGACGAGGGGCCGGGGCCGCTGGGGCCTGGGTGGGAGCGGCGGTGCGCCGACGGACTGACGCCCGAATTGATGGACCGACGGAAAGACACACGGATGGCGCGCGCCCTAAAGGGTCCGCTCTGCCCGTTCGCGCAGCGGCTGCGCCTGCACCTGCCTGTGGCTTTGTAGGCGGGCGGCAGCGACtgggctggccctgggctggggcaggtTAGTCTTCGATCCGGGCCCAGCGCTccggcgggggagggaggggcggagcCGCCCTCTCCCGGGCCTGGGGACAGTGACGTGGCCCCTCTTCCCACCTTCACTAAGCGCCCTGGGAGGAAGGACTTGGCCAGGAGTGGCTCACGGCGCGGGGAGGGGGGGTGCCAAGAGAGGGCGGGGCCGAGACCTGCGCCCCCGCCCCTCGCTCCTGGTTCCCCACTGCTCGGAAACGAATTCTACGGGGTGTGGGGTGAAAAGCACAAAGTGCTGGAcactcctcctcccacctcccgcATTTTCAGCGCCGTTGGCACGGAAGGCGTGGGGAAGCGGGCGCTGCCAGCTGCCAGGGATCCGCGGGGACAGGGAGGGCCCACTGTGGGCGTGGCCGCGGCTGTTTTCCCAGAGTGGGCCGCTGCCCCGGGAGCTGCGCACCTGCTCCTCGGTCCGTCTGGCCTCTGAGGCAGCGCTCCCAGCGCAGGATCCCGGTCTGATCCAGGCCCATGGCGTTGCCAGCCCTGGACGTCTGGACTCGGCGGAAGCCAGGGACCACCCGCAAAGGCGCCCAGAAGACACCCCTGAGCCAGTGCTGAACTCAGATTCTCTAGCCCCTCTCCAGCTCTCAGCTCTTAACACTCGCAGTGACCCCGGATCCCTTTAGCTGAGCTGCTCTCGCCTCCCAGAGCCGCCCCCATTGAGTCCCTTCCCTTCACAGAGCCCTGGTCCTCTCTCCCGCTGAGCcgggggcgggtgggggtgggggagtcagAACCGGGATCCACCTTAATGAAACGGTGGTGAAAGAGGTTTGATCCAGGCAAAAGTGGGAAGTCAGAGACATTACCTGCAATCCTTGCTCCCACACCTGGGCTATCCCTCGCCCTGCTTAGAGCCCTGCAGAGTTGGCCTTGGAGGGTCTGTCCCCCACCTTCCTCGCTTCCCCTCATCTCAGGGCCCTCATTCTTGCCGTGTCCTCTGCCTGGGACATTGCAGAGACCACATGGCTCACTCCTTTcacctttcatgtttttgttccCAGCCAGGCCTTCCCTAACCACACTATTTAAAATcacagctgggacttccctggtggcaaagtggttaagaatctgcctgccaatgcaggggacacgggttccatccctgatccgggaggatcccacatgccacggagcaactaagcccgtgcgccacagctactgagcctgcactctagagcctgtgagccacaactactgagcccacgtgccacaactactgaagcctgcgtgcctagagcccgtgctctgcaacaagagaagccaccgcaatgaagaagcccgcgcgcagcaatgaagacccaatgcagccaaaagtaaataaataaaataaatttattttaaaaaattaaaaaataaaatcacagctgGGAATTCCCCaacggtccaggggttaggactccctGCTTTCACCgcagtggcccaggttcaatcccttgtgggggaactaagatcccgcaagccacgtggggcggccaaataaatacataaaatcgCAGCTATTCACCCCACTATGTCCTGTCCCCTTTTTatactttacattcttttttagcATTTAACACTGTCCATCATACTCtatatttttcttacttattttttattctctctctctctgctctagtATGTCAACTCCACTGGGACATCCAGAAGCTCCCCAAACGGGCAAGGGTTTCTGCTGGTTTTATTAACTGCCGTATCTCCAGTGCCCAGAACGGTGCTGGGTCCTCAAGAGAAAGTTGATTTAGAAAGTTCATGCAAAAACATCACTTTCTTGCATTCCTGCAACCTTGTCTGCCTGGGGGCCCTCCTCCTGGCATAAATGACTGATAATGGGACACTACTCTGTCACATGCTTTTGGAATCTAgtcagaacctagggcacttccaggCGA from Tursiops truncatus isolate mTurTru1 chromosome 15, mTurTru1.mat.Y, whole genome shotgun sequence includes:
- the CLDN3 gene encoding claudin-3, which encodes MSMGLEIAGTSLAVMGWLSTIVCCVLPMWRVTAFIGSSIITAQITWEGLWMNCVVQSTGQMQCKVYDSLLALPQDLQAARALIVIAILLAAFGLLVALVGAQCTNCVQDETAKAKITIVAGVLFLMAALLTLVPVSWSANTIIREFYNPLVPDAQKREMGSALYVGWAAAALQLLGGALLCCSCPPREKKYTPAKILYSAPRSNGPGTGTGTAYDRKDYV